A single window of Triplophysa rosa linkage group LG2, Trosa_1v2, whole genome shotgun sequence DNA harbors:
- the thbs4a gene encoding thrombospondin-4a isoform X2 has translation MCKKTADGVECAPCPEGYTGDGIQCDDIDECQFNPCFAGVRCVNTVPGFRCEKCPRGLTGPEIQGVGISYAQSNKQMCNDVDECQVDNGGCTPNSNCHNTVGAFHCGNCKSGYMGDQTNGCQNIGPGPGPASISERLCGNGQPNPCNINAECVVERDGRISCLCAIGWAGNGYVCGKDTDIDAYPDSKLQCRDSTCKKDNCIFVPNSGQEDADRDGKGDACDEDADSDGIINEQDNCWLTPNIDQKNSDKDLHGDACDNCMLVENPDQRDTDKDGLGDACDDDIDGDGLKNILDNCQRVPNPDQKDRDNDGVGDACDSCPEVANPNQSDTDNDLVGDTCDTNIDSDGDGTQDSKDNCPTIINSSQLDTDKDGRGDECDDDDDNDGILDDQDNCRLVANADQKDENEDGVGDACAGDFDKDQVIDMIDTCPENAEVTLTDFRAYQTVVLDPEGEAQIDPNWVVLNQGMEIVQTMNSDPGLAVGYTAFSGVDFEGTFHVNTVTDDDYAGFIFGYQDSFSFYVVMWKQTEQTYWQAVPFRAVAEPGIQLKAVKSKTGPGEFLRNSLWHTGDTNDQVRLLWKDPRNVGWKDKVSYRWNLKHRPQVGYMRVKIYEGTDLVADSGVIIDTSMRGGRLGVFCFSQENIIWSNLRYRCNDTIPEDYTEYRAKQLTN, from the exons ATGTGTAAGAAAACAGCAGACGGAGTGGAGTGTGCACCCTGTCCTGAAGGCTACACTGGAGATGGAATCCAGTGTGATGATATAGACGAG TGCCAGTTCAACCCGTGTTTTGCTGGTGTACGGTGCGTTAACACCGTGCCGGGGTTCAGATGTGAAAAGTGTCCACGAGGCCTCACTGGTCCAGAGATCCAGGGTGTGGGCATTAGCTACGCTCAGTCCAACAAACAA ATGTGTAATGACGTGGATGAGTGTCAGGTGGATAATGGCGGTTGCACACCCAATTCAAACTGCCATAACACAGTG GGTGCATTCCACTGTGGAAACTGCAAGAGCGGATACATGGGGGACCAGACGAACGGCTGCCAAAACATTGGACCTGGACCTGGTCCTGCTTCTATATCTGAAAGGCTGTGTGGAAACGGGCAGCCGAATCCTTGTAACATCAACGCAGAGTGTGTGGTGGAGAGAGACGGCAGAATTAGCTGTCTG TGCGCCATTGGTTGGGCAGGAAACGGCTACGTCTGTGGAAAGGACACAGATATTGATGCCTATCCAGACAGCAAACTTCAATGCCGAGATTCAACCTGCAAGAAG GATAATTGCATATTTGTTCCAAACTCGGGCCAAGAAGATGCAGACAGAGATGGGAAGGGAGACGCCTGTGATGAGGACGCAGACAGTGATGGAATCATCAATGAACAG GACAACTGCTGGTTGACACCTAACATAGACCAGAAGAACAGCGACAAAGATCTGCACGGCGATGCTTGTGATAACTGCATGCTCGTAGAGAATCCAGACCAGCGCGACACAGATAAGGACGGACTGGGAGACGCCTGCGATGATGACATAGACGGAGATG GATTAAAGAACATTCTGGATAACTGTCAGAGGGTTCCAAACCCTGACCAGAAGGACAGAGATAATGATGGTGTTGGTGATGCATGTGACAGCTGCCCTGAGGTTGCAAACCCCAACCAG TCTGATACTGACAATGATCTTGTAGGTGACACATGCGACACAAACATCGACAG TGATGGAGACGGAACTCAGGACAGCAAAGACAACTGCCCCACCATCATCAACAGCTCCCAGCTGGACACCGATAAGGACGGACGCGGAGACGAATGCGACGATGACGATGACAACGACGGCATCTTGGATGATCAAGATAACTGCAGACTGGTGGCTAATGCAGATCAGAAGGATGAAAACG AGGATGGGGTGGGTGATGCCTGCGCCGGAGACTTTGACAAAGATCAGGTGATTGACATGATCGACACCTGTCCTGAGAACGCAGAGGTCACACTCACAGACTTCAGAGCTTATCAGACCGTGGTTCTGGATCCAGAGGGCGAGGCTCAGATTGACCCCAACTGGGTTGTTCTGAATCAGGGTATGGAGATTGTCCAGACCATGAACAGTGACCCTGGACTAGCTGTTG GATACACAGCTTTCAGCGGTGTTGACTTTGAAGGCACCTTCCACGTGAACACAGTGACCGATGACGACTACGCAGGCTTCATCTTCGGTTACCAGGATTCCTTCAGTTTCTATGTGGTGATGTGGAAGCAGACAGAGCAGACGTACTGGCAGGCGGTGCCCTTCAGAGCCGTGGCCGAGCCTGGCATTCAGCTCAAG GCTGTTAAATCTAAAACAGGCCCTGGGGAGTTCTTGAGGAATTCTCTTTGGCACACCGGAGACACAAACGACCAGGTGCGCTTGCTGTGGAAAGACCCTCGTAACGTGGGCTGGAAGGACAAGGTGTCCTACCGCTGGAATCTGAAGCACAGGCCTCAAGTGGGATACATGAG AGTGAAGATCTATGAAGGCACAGATCTTGTGGCAGACTCTGGAGTCATTATAGACACCAGCATGAGAGGCGGCCGTCTGGGGGTCTTCTGCTTCTCACAGGAGAACATCATCTGGTCCAACCTGAGATATCGCTGTAACG ACACAATCCCTGAAGACTATACGGAGTACAGAGCCAAGCAGTTGACCAACTAA